A region from the Gossypium hirsutum isolate 1008001.06 chromosome A08, Gossypium_hirsutum_v2.1, whole genome shotgun sequence genome encodes:
- the LOC107894482 gene encoding agamous-like MADS-box protein AGL8 homolog, translating into MPSSDRPTRERKVVERYSAPSVARSSSSKNLSIEKLVKEAILPRIHGLALKTTVVAGNWTWEHAKPKARMETLQRNLRHYKGEDIQNLSLRELQNLEHQLDPALKCIRSKKNQLMVESISKLQKKDKALQEQNNNNKKD; encoded by the exons ATGCCTAGTAGTGATAGGCCTACAAGGGAAAGGAAAGTCGTAGAAAGGTATTCAGCTCCTTCTGTTGCAAGGTCTTCCTCATCTAAAAATCTGTCAATTGAAAAG CTTGTGAAAGAAGCCATTCTGCCTCGTATTCATGGCTTAGCTCTTAAAACAACTGTTGTTGCG GGAAACTGGACCTGGGAACATGCAAAACCTAAAGCTAGAATGGAGACTTTACAAAGAAACCTGAG GCACTACAAAGGAGAAGATATCCAGAATTTGAGTCTTAGAGAGCTTCAAAATTTGGAGCACCAACTTGATCCTGCCCTTAAATGCATAAGATCTAAAAAG AATCAACTTATGGTTGAATCAATTTCTAAGCTTCAGAAAAAG GACAAAGCATTGCAAGAACAGAATAACAATAACAAGAAAGATTGA